The window CGAACTGGAATCCGTAATCGCCGAGTTCTTACAGGTTGGTTTATTTACAAATTTGTCCTCATTTATTTTTCAAGTTTCCCATGAAGTTGATGGTAATCTCAATTGTTTATAAACAGGAAAAGATAGAATGACAGGATTAGCTATTGAGGCAGCTAAGAAAGCCCTAAAGATGGCAGATGTTGATCCTGATGATGTGGATTTAGTCCTGTTATGCACATCAACCCCTGATGATCTTTTTGGTAGTGCACCTCAGGTCTTACTTCATCAAACTTTAATCTCAAAAAAGTAGAAAAAATGAATCTTAGGTGTTTTTGTGTAGAAAATTTCAAGATTCATTGTTTTTCATGTGTCAGATACAAGCAGGACTTGGGTGTAAGGGAAATCCATTGGCTTTTGATATCACAGCTGCTTGTAGTGGATTTATATTGGGTCTAGTTTCAGCTTCTTGTTATATCCGaggttattttatttatttatttttttttaaattaaattaaatatgctcgatgttttcataatttttattaaaatttaaatgtAGGTGGTGGATTTAGAAATGTTCTTGTGATTGGAGCAGATGCTTTGTCTCGTTATGTTGATTGGACAGATAGAGGGACTTGTATTTTATTTGGTGATGCTGCTGGTGCTGTATTACTTCAGGTTATATTGTTATGTGAGAGTaaatttactattttttttttttttattttaaatattgttATGTGAGATTTAATTGTTGCAACTTTTTGTAGGCATGTGAAAGTGAGGAAGATGGGATGTTTGGTTTTGATTTACACAGTGATGGTGAAGGCAACAGGTTCTTCCTCCATgaaatttcatatatttattgtAACAAAATTACCTATTTGCCCATTGTCAATTGTTGGCGAACACATAAAAGATAtcgtttttttctttttcagacATTTAAATGCAAGCATAAAAGAGAATGAAACAGAGGATTTATTTGGTACAAATGGCTCAATCCCGGGTTTTCCTCCAAAGAGTTCGTCTTATTCATATGTCCAAATGAATGGTAAAGAGGTGTTTAAGTTTGCATGTCGGGTGGTCCCACAATCAATCGAGTTGGCTCTACAAAATGCCGGGTTGACTCGGTCTAGCATTGATTGGTTATTGCTCCATCAGGTATACCGAATAAACTGTCTGAATTAGActcaatgaccattttacccttacattcccaaaaaaaaattcacaatATTCATCACTTTTAACATGAGAGGGGGGAAATAGTGTATGTAATTTTGGGTCCCACGGACCATTAAAGGTTGACGAGTGAGTGAGGGAAATGATTCTCTCTCAAATTTAATTTGTTGTGTAtgtaaaagacgtaaatgcccttatGCAGGCGAACCAGAGAATCCTTGATGGGGTTGCAACGCGTTTAGAAATCCCGACGGAACGAGTGATATCGAACTTGGCAAACTACGGAAACACGAGCGCGGCGTCGATTCCGTTGGCGTTAGATGAAGCGGTGCGGAGCGGGAAAATCAAATCCGGGGAAACAATTGCTACTGCGGGATTTGGGGCTGGTCTTACATGGGGTTCTGCTATTATTAGATGGaactaaaaaaaactaaatattcaACTTATAACAAACATTGCATGCTTCACTTGTCTGTGTCTATTATAATgtctttattttatttcttttttgggTTTGAGTTTTGTTCTGTTGTAGTTATGATGTTTAAAGGCGAAGAAGAGTTGAGGTTCCATTCCTAAGGATATGTTTTTTTTTGCTGATTGTTTTAATTTGAAGTGGGTTTTAACCAATGTTGGTCAATTTAGAAACGAAAAAACTGTCATAAAAACTTTTCATTGACCATATCCATCAAAATGAACAAATCATAAGGCGAAAAACTATAACTTTACCCTGTATatcataaatatatatacatcaaaagtcaaaacaagtaaacatattttattatatatttataaataaaccATACAAATGAATCAAATTAACCTATTCCACTTCCCAACATCCAAACTCTTGACAATTTTGTCTAATTTCTTTAACTTAATTCCATTCATTCCAAAAACATTCTCCAAAGCAAAGCAAAAGCTCCGCCCCTTATGGTCTAAAATATTTGTatcaatcataataataataaatcaaaaGTAAAAATAGTTGAAAATAATATGCCTGAAattgaagttttgtaaaaatgagcATACTCTTAAGTCTTTTACCATGAtccatataaaaaaaaaatagaacatACAGTCTAGTATAAATTGGTCTAAAATATTATATCTATCATATCATCATCTTTTACTTCAAAGGATACAATCAAAACAAAAACATGTTTTCAGATTTTAATGCCTTCGACCTTTGGATTCGCTTTTTGAAGCCATAACCCCTGAAATCTGGTTTACCTCATACAATATCGCAGCCGAGAACAAAAAGCtgtgtaaaaataaaaaaaaaattcatatcaATTTCAACAAATAATTTGTAGTTGATTATCAATTACTAGATTTAGTAAtccatataaaaaatatatatataataaaaaaaaaagtaagataAGGTACCAAGTTGTTATACAAACTCGATGCACAGTGCCAGCAGCAACAAGAGCAACAGCTTCAGCTAGAATAActgcaaataaaaaaaaaatcatgaagttttacttacccataatagcaatgtgctttatttttttttatccataataagttgattaataacaatgtacttataaataacataatgcTGTAAAAATGCATGTACATTGCTCTTATAAGTAAAAAACAAAGTACATTGCCTATATCGGTAAAAAGAGGAAAATAAATTGCTTAATGCATATTCAGCATGAAGGCTAATATCAAGTCACCTGCACCCCATCCAGTTTTAACCCCGGAAGTTTCCTGGAAATTTCCAATGAACTGTAAAAAGGGGAAAGACAAAGTTAAGCACTTTATCATCATCAATTATATAGCAAGAATTAATATTCACATTTGTGAGTATGTTTTGGAAGTAAAATAAGTAATGTAATATCAAAGTTGGACACTCGTAACACGAAAGAGTAAAGGGACCAAAATTGCCAAGTGGATAGAATGTAGATATACTTTTGGAATTGGTGGGTAAAATCCTGGAAATGTTTGAAGGGATTTGTGAAAGAATATGACTAAAGATATGTTATGCATCAACTTCGGCCACATATGTTAGATAAGGGCAATATGGGAAAATCATTAAATAAAGATAATCTTATTAGTGCAGGGGCATTTTAGGCATTTTATATTAGTTAATTTGTTATGACAGATAGTATAAGAAGAGGGTAGTGGGCAGGGAGTGAGGTATCTATCTTTTGTGTGAAATTTGGAATTTATTCTTTGGGAGATTGGCTATCTCGAATCAGCTAAACTATCATTGTTCTTGTAATCTTTTGGGTATATTTGAGGTTATCAATCAATATTTGAAGCTGTTGTTACTTTTTGTGTTATTGAATCTGTTGTTATAACTCAGTTCATAACAAGATAATGCTAAAAGAGTCGAAAATTTGAAATATTGGATAAATGAATCTATAGTGTGTGACTATTGGCTCTTATCAAGATAGGTAAAAACACCATTCAATCAAGATTACCAAACAAATTATTATTTCATTATCAAAAAGAGATCACAAAACCAGCTAAATGAGCAATAGAGCATGAAGACTATAGTTGCACAAATCCAATGAAAGGTAATGGTTATGTCACCATATTCATTTTGGTGTTTGaaatcaaacaaaaacaaaaattaaatccACAATTTCACCCTTATCAAAGAGCCCCAACACATGAATTAGTGCATGGATGCATCATTGCAGATTTTCAAATGCATAAAAGTGTTGATAGATAAGACTGAACTCACAGTTAGTAAGAAAAGAAACACAAGTGAACTGGTGAATCCTCCAAGTATGGTGAACAGTTCTGATGATGCTAACTTCCCTCTATACATTTCTTGCAGTGAGAGAGTAACAACAAAGAGAAGAAGAGAATATAGCATTGAATTCCCAGCTTCGGCCATTGGCTTCAAAGCattaaaacaacaaaaacaaatatcattagAATCTGTTTCTCCCAAATCACAATTGCtataatttataaaacaataattattacaaaatcGGGAGATACTTAAAACATACAGCATCAAGGAGCAGTTTCAAGAGCTCAATTTCACTTTTCAAGGACAATACTTGTATCGTCATTTAGATCAAGAAGACTATTAATCAAACATACGGCATTTAAGGTTTTACAACTGAAAACGCACAAAAATTTGTTGGAGATGAATCATAATATTCAGCATGACAGATCAGTGTGTTCGCGAACTTAGCTAAACTACCCATAAATAAATTTCCACCTACTTTTCAAAACGTAACAAGTGTAGCTTGCAATCGCATATGTTTTCTGCAGGAACGAAGACCAAACAACCAAAGTCTTCGGTATATCAACAATCACAACACAATAATCCAAACTAAAACTGTAATGCTTGAAGATAGCTTCTCGAATTATAAGATCAACAAGATATTAAGTTTTTAGTGAATCGAACAAGAGACAAAAGGAAGGATCCGGAACAAACCTTTTGAAAATGATGAATCCGACGCTGATTTATGTCCCGGTGACCACCGTCGCTTGGTGAACGACAACAATGGAGAAGGTTTAAAGGGGCACCTAAATGGGCTACAGATCAGTTGGCTATTAGCTTGTTAAGGGCCACACAAGGGTATCCAAAATAAATGGGCCGTTGATCCGTCAATAATTTTTGTATTTTCTAAATATTTCCATCAGTTCATatactgattttttttttcattgattAAACTTATTCAAAGTTTTTAGAGGAATATTTTAAGTTTGGGATATTTCAATCTGTTTGGCTCGCGGATTTTTACAAGGATCATCCATTCACATTTAGAGCTATCCAAAAGCACCACCCATTAAACATGACGTTAATTACTTTGAAATTTTTTCTAGAATTAGTATTTTACCCGTTGCTGCACGATATTAATGAATTTAAGTAGAGGTGAACATGATACTGTACCAATTCTACCGGTATTGTACCACGTATACTTAACACTAATATATTTGACTACCTACAGGTTTGATTGGTACAAATTGATAATAATATAAATCAGATAATTTTAACGATTAGTGAAGAAACTAGTTATGTAGTTCtttaatttgttaaaaatatcTAATGAAGTACCATTAAAGTAACgttttaattttgtaatttaacgTGGTAGTAAATATCAACTAATGCAactaaggggtcgtttgataCTTGCCGACTGGGTTAGAAGCTGATTGAGTTAGAAATTCTGACTGAATCTACATCTGACTGAATCCATGTTGTTTGGTTATGCATCTGACTGAATTTGCTGAATaatcaaaatgaccattttaccattaTGTTATGTTTGCAACACAACATGAATCTATTTAGTTATAGCAATATCATTTAATACAAAAGCAATTCTCACAATTACACTCGTGTAAACTTTTGTCAAAACAATTCTCTTAATTATAAATATTCATCAAATCATATAAAATCATTATCACAATTATATTGATTTACAAAATGATTGAATTTCTACATATACACAAACTAATTTGAGTGTTTTTCTTTATTCCAAAAACATGAGTAACAACCCAATTGACAGCTTTATATATTGCATTCTTCAAGATTCAAAGAGGGTGATGATCTCTTCTATGAAGCACCAACATACATACATAATTCTACAGAATTTCTACTTCCTCCTTAAACCAATCACCAGCTAACGCCTCAAACCACTCTGCATCATTCCTATTGTCTAGAACACCTAGAAGGACAATATAGCTTCAGTTTCATGGCTCCCTAATAATCAGTGTAGAAAAAAAAGGGAAGAACAGCAAACATAAACATTCATGTATTGTTCTAACAAATGAAATTTGAGCCAATTTAGAAGAACAAAGGATAAGCAACTTAACCAATAAAACATTTATACATAATTTTCTACAAGAATTCCAAAGAAAATTGCAAACCAATCGAATCGATTAACCATTCAACCCCACCCATCTCCACCCATTCCAGAAACATTCATGTATTGTTCTGCAACTCACAAGTTTGCTTCCTGCAAACACACACCCAACCACCTTTTAACTTCAATCATCACAAATTCCAGATGTATTGTAACATGACAAGCAAAAGCAAAGAATGGACATGCTCAATATAAACATCATCCCACAAACccatcaagaaaaaaaaaacaagaacaggaagaaaacataaaaaaaacgaCCCAAAATAGTTCATACCGTCACAAGATCTTCGTCAAAATCATCATTGAACATCAACAGTTACAAATACTCAAGAAGACCCACAAGTTAATTTCAGAGATGATGGCATGGAGGCGCGATTTCAGGGGCTGTTTGAGCGGTAAGCATGTCGTTTTTTGAGAGTCGATTTCAGCTTGGGAGTGTCGACGGTGAGTGTCGATCATATGAGGAAGGCGAGGGGGAATTGTTGGAGGAAGAAACGATGATTACTGATGATATGAGCGGAGGAGCGAGAGTTTGATTGTCTGGGGAAAAAAGAAGGAGAAGGGCACGTTAGGGAGAAAAGATTAATGGTCTCGGTCAGCATCTTTTTTTTTCATGACCGAGTCAGCTATCTATGGACCGAATCAGAGAATTTTTTACATAAATCAAACAAGCTGATTGGATTGGGTCAGACATTTTTGTCTGACCAGACCCAATCAGACTATAATCAAACAGGCCCTAAATGACTTATATCATAGTcttaaaactataaacactaaatacAATTGAcaatttttgtgtgtgtgtgtgtgtgtgtgtgtgtgtatatatatatatatatatatatatatatatatatatatatatatatatatatatatatatatatatatatgtatatgcacATACACACACTTACATTTATAAATGAATTGGTTGATACAGTATTACCATGATATTCAAATTTATGTACCAATATCGTACAAAGATTCCTTTATTGGTACAATACTACCTACCAACCATGTTAGCTACCAAACATAATGGCTACCGACTTTCTTGGTTCGGTTggtaacatgttggttggttttccTTGATACAATTTTGACAGCCTTAGATTTAAGTAGTAGAAAGTTAGTTTCTATTTGTTGAAAGTAAACGAAAATGTTGTTTGTATTTTCATTTCAATTGAGTATAAACATCTTTTGATATTACATGTACCATTTTTGGTGAAagaaaatacattgctatttacCATTTTTGATGAAAGAAAATGCGCTACTATTGTTGTTAGAAAACATAGTAGCTTGCTACTATATTTGCTAATAAAAAACGAAATACactgttattttatttttattttttttatcaaatatcatagtaataagtatATAGTATTATGTAAGTTGTATACAGTATTATGTAAGTTGATAGAATACTTAAAATCATAGTAGTTTGTTGTTTTCGTATTGATATTACATTTACTTTTTTTGCTATAGAAAAATGCATTGCTATTGGTTTTCACAAAAATTTCTGTAACTACATACTACGCAtcgtttttctataaaaaaaaaaatttctgtaaattttttttttatagaaaaacgaTGCGTAGTATGTAGTTACTAGTGTGCTTACTGATATGGATAAATATGAATGAATTGTCAAAATGGAAAATAAGAAAAGTGGAAGGGATGAAAAGCAAAAGAAAGGGCCACCGACATTAGTAGTTAGAACATATAATGCGTTCATTAATTCACATTTTTATTCTGTGTACATATAACACCATCTTAATTGAATTTGATCAAAATGTTTGTATTACATATTTTACGTGTTAGACATcgtttattgatttatttatagTCTGCATGCTCCATCTTTATTTCAAGTAGGAGTGAGTATCGGGATCAAGTAGCTGCTTTTGAAATCAAAATTGTTCCAGAACTGTTGGTTTTGAATTTGGAATAGAATCGATGTGAGTGGGTTCAGTTTCGATTTCTAAAGTGTGGAAGTGATTGAGACTTGTTCTAGTTTTAAGTAGGGATAATGTCATAAAAAGCCTTAAGTTTGGCAAAAAATGTCGGTTTTACCCTTCGGCAGACTTTTGGTTCGTTTATACCgcaaatttgtcatttttttgtTGGTTTTGCCCTTGTTACCTGCAATAGCAGGTTTCCAGGCTATTATGAATTATTTTTTTgcgaaaaaacccttaagtttacaaatattttgcaaaaaaaacccttaagattataatttttttttgaatatatttcttaattatgaattatttttttgcgaaaaaacccttaagtttataaatattttgcaaataaaacccttaagattataatttttttttgaatatatttcttaattatgaattattttatatttgtttgatataaactttttatatttaaattttaaaaaaagttacctagttttaacaaaatttaaatatatttcttaattaatacttcaacttttcaaaacaaaattaaaaaacatttgttagttaataattaattatgctAAAATAGTTAATATGAATAATATGGTATCAAgtattcaattaattttttttaaaggtaaataaaaatattttatatgtttaaaaggtttgtatttcagaaatactaacatatcatattttttatatgtttaaatacataataatattatcactttttttataaaaataccataaacattttaaacatcaaaaataaatataaacattttaaacatataaaatataaatatatttgtctaatttgttatataaatatatttatttttataaaaaaatatgatagTTTATTATTTCTGAAATACAAatcttttaaacatataaaatatttttattttttttaaaaaaaattaattgaatatAACTAATGTCATATTATTATTAGCTAACAGACGTTTTTTAATgttgctttgaaaagttgaagtattaattaataaatatttacattttgataaaactaggtaacttttttaaaatttaaatataaaaactttatattgaacaaatataaaagttatCGTACATAAAGCTTAAAATATGTTTAAGTAGAAAACTAtttagttttataaaattttgaatatatatttatattttatatgtttataatcttaagggtttttttgcaaaatatttgtaaacttaagggttttttcgcAAAAAATAAGTCAGAATAACCTGGAAACCTGCTATTGCAGGTAACaagggcaaaaccgacaaaaaaatgacaagtttgcggtataaacgaaccaaaaatctaccaaagggtaaaaccgacattTTCTGTCAAACTTAAGGTTTTTTATGACATTATCCCTTTTAAGTATTATTATTACTAGGCGTaagacccgtgtaatacacgggtttattaaaaataaaaatttaatatcaatatttaaacattaaatttaatatcaatatcaattttagagctctcattaattatgacatttattacattataaatatatcaattcTTTTTTAAGGAAACATTTATTTCTCTCAATATTATAACCGAAATAAGTTATGATATGTGAACAAATCAGAAAATTACATGTggaaataaataaattctaaaaatttattaaaatgtcatgtgtccaaatcaatgaggacatgacatgtggcagaaaatgagttttatttattagtatagactagttgtgaaacccgtatgttatacgggttggataaaacaaaaaaattaaatatgaaggtttaaacaaaaaattatttaattttgaaatttaaaatttaaaatttaaatttaaaaggaaacatatttaatagtatatgagttgtaatattgtaatttaattgttattttcaattaaggcaattattaattgagttgtaaatatgatgtgttaattaagaaaagataaacaatgagaaaatgacaaatggaaaaaaaattattcaaaattaccaaaaaatgacatgtgtccaattTAATAAGaaagtgacatgtggcaaaattattttcatttattaaagaggattattgtttttcttcttcttcttcttattattattattattattattattattattattattattattattattattagaaccGTTATGTATTAGGTATTTGTTGGACTAGTTTTCtactaaatatattttttaattaaatatataagatTATAGAATGTTGAGTTGTTTCCttctagtttttatttttttaccatagaattttaatttcttttgttGTTATTATATCCAAGTATTCCATAATTAAGCGTTGTAGCATGTGTTGTTGAAGTACAACACATATTTGTTATTGAGTTTGTATTTATAATACATTATGATTGTTAGTTAcatatttgtatgatgtatttagCCTTGTATATCCCAATATATTTACA of the Lactuca sativa cultivar Salinas chromosome 6, Lsat_Salinas_v11, whole genome shotgun sequence genome contains:
- the LOC111879636 gene encoding beta-ketoacyl-[acyl-carrier-protein] synthase III A, chloroplastic, producing MANASWGFTPTVPHVDRTRIFPSIAIFRSGFYSPDRISKRVSCASTANGADKLSPSESRSPRVVGKGCKLVGCGSSVPNLQVSNDDLSKIVDTNDEWISVRTGIRNRRVLTGKDRMTGLAIEAAKKALKMADVDPDDVDLVLLCTSTPDDLFGSAPQIQAGLGCKGNPLAFDITAACSGFILGLVSASCYIRGGGFRNVLVIGADALSRYVDWTDRGTCILFGDAAGAVLLQACESEEDGMFGFDLHSDGEGNRHLNASIKENETEDLFGTNGSIPGFPPKSSSYSYVQMNGKEVFKFACRVVPQSIELALQNAGLTRSSIDWLLLHQANQRILDGVATRLEIPTERVISNLANYGNTSAASIPLALDEAVRSGKIKSGETIATAGFGAGLTWGSAIIRWN
- the LOC111879660 gene encoding uncharacterized protein LOC111879660 isoform X1 gives rise to the protein MTIQVLSLKSEIELLKLLLDAPMAEAGNSMLYSLLLFVVTLSLQEMYRGKLASSELFTILGGFTSSLVFLFLLTFIGNFQETSGVKTGWGAVILAEAVALVAAGTVHRVCITTCFLFSAAILYEVNQISGVMASKSESKGRRH
- the LOC111879660 gene encoding uncharacterized protein LOC111879660 isoform X2 encodes the protein MAEAGNSMLYSLLLFVVTLSLQEMYRGKLASSELFTILGGFTSSLVFLFLLTFIGNFQETSGVKTGWGAVILAEAVALVAAGTVHRVCITTCFLFSAAILYEVNQISGVMASKSESKGRRH